GAAGATAAATCCCGGACCCTTTCCCACTCTCTTGTGTCATCTCTAGAATCTACTGTATTCCGTTTATTCACAGGACCCCCGAGTGGCTTTGCTCGCTCCATAAAACATGGAGTCTTCAGGGAGTACAGCATGGTTTTTCTTTTGCAAATAGCCAATTCTGTACGTCCTGTGACAATATTGGCCACCCGAACATTCCCTTGTCCATTGATACTCGCAGCAGAGCAGATTTTTGCGCTTCGGGTCGCCTACTTCTGTTGACAGATGCCACCTCAACGCCGGAGTCCACAACTTCGGCACTACGAATAATACCATATCGTATGCGACTTGAACCTTCTTTTTCGCCAACCCTGCAACGTCAGAGAGAAGATCGACAACAACCAGTGCGGCCATAACGTCATCTAAGGCGACACTGACTCGATCTTCGTGTACGTCATGGGGGTCGACCAGCAGAACTGCATGAACAAGGCAATGGCGGTGGCCAAAGGTGATCAAGGCTAGTTCCAAGGGGGGCGCCGTTCGAGGATGTGGGGCTGGCGTGAAGGGCAACTCTACAAGTCGATTGTCGTCTCGAGCAAGAATAAGTACGAGCCGGTGATGGACGATGGCAGTGTGGAGACCAAGGGGCTGGCCATCGCGAAGTACGGTTTAATGTGGGTGATGCTGACTCTCTAGTCTTTTTGAAATTTCTAGGCACAAGCTCTTTATGAAGTATACCTTTGATACGCCCCTATCCatggagatgatggttgAACTCCCCAACCGCCTGTGTTGAACGCGCCTAAATCTCAGTATGCAACGCCGATATGCACCAGCTTTCCTTCATCTTAGTCTATCGTCTTATCGTGAAGAGGTGTCTAGGCATCACTggccttttctttctccttttcaTCACCAAATTCATCACCAAACTCCTCAACAATCCAGAGACAAAACTTCTCCCACTCGATCTGCCACTCTTGCATtctcttggccttgacatTCGTCCCAAGGCTAGCCTGCTTGATGTCGTTGATCCAGTCAGTCTGGTTCTGGTCCTCGAAAGCGGCCCATCTGACGCTGTTCTCCGCGAGGCTACCAAGGCCTGCAAGACCAAGGTTCTTCCACCCCTGGAGAGCCTGCCAGAAGTCGTGTGACATGCCGGCTGTGTCTTGCCCGAGCATAGCGGGATCGTCGTTACACAGACTGCAAACAACACCACGCGCCAAAAGGGCGGGCAGGGGATGGGCTGTTACGGAGCCACAGAGGCGGAGGACCTCGTTCGAGATGGGGCACGACTCGATGAGAATACGTTTCTCCTTGACCATATCGATCAGCAGGGGGTGTTTGAAGAGACTGAAGCCGTGGCCGATGCGTCGGGTGCCAAGCAAGATCGCATCAAACAAATTGGCATCAGTGTCAGTGCCATCCCCAAGTGTCTCACCTgcatggaagaagaaggggagGTTGACGCCTTCCATGGCGCACTGCTTGCGGAACCAGAAAAGCTCGGGGAGTAGATCAGACAGGGGTCGGCCCAGATCCTCAGGACCAACCAAATCATAACCAGCAATGAGGTCAGGGAAAGCAATCTTGGTAGCGATACAGCAGTCCATGTTCTCTATGATCAGACGGGTCGGCCAGCTTCTTAGGCAAGTCCAAATGGTGGTGAGACCCCAGAAACCCTTGCCCTCCGGTGATTTCTTGAAGTTATCGATTTCTTCACGCAGAACCTCAAACATGTGAATGTAGTCTTTCTCAGGCTCCTCTTGTTTATCACGGCAATAGTTAAGTGGCCAAGTGAATCTATAGCTGTTAGAGGAAGATCAGAAATTGTCGACTTATGACTTACCGAAGTTCAGCCCAGTTGACACCATCATCCTTGAGGTTCTTCATGAGCTCGCGGAGGAAGATCCGGAACATGGGTTCATAGTGAATGATGGTGGCGCACACGAGGAAACACTTTCCAAACTTGACCCAAATGGCATCAACTCCATGGTGTTGCTCATGGGTGTCTGTGACGGAAAGAGTGCATCGGCCCTTCAGCCACTTGAGAAAGCCGGATCGTCCACCATGGGGAAACTCATCTGCCGCCTTTGGAAGTGGCACAAAAGCATCAGGCTTGTAGCTCTCTTCCCAAATAGATCCATCAGTGTCCGCCTTGGTTCTGTATCGGAAGCTAGGAACTGCATCCTCTCGAGATTCTTCAGTGTTGAGAGGTCGGTCGCTACACATATGCATTCCTGGCATTTTcagaagctcatcaaagagaaAGTCAAAGTTGACCATGGCATCCATGTGTGCATGAAGCAGCGCTCCCTTTGGCATGCGTCGAACAATCTTCCAAAGGTTTGTCTTCTCCATGCGATCTTTTGCCAGCATAAACATCATTCCTGGAAAGATGCATTCGTTTCCTGCTTGAGCTAACTCTTCCTCAACTTGAGGAGTCCAGATGGAGTC
This DNA window, taken from Fusarium oxysporum f. sp. lycopersici 4287 chromosome 7, whole genome shotgun sequence, encodes the following:
- a CDS encoding adenosine deaminase — protein: MADEHTMSNEEWEEVSQDIPSLSDPFLQQYLTGRANLMSQEQKSRTDASFRASLSPIAKRASDIVDCIRDQENDSIWTPQVEEELAQAGNECIFPGMMFMLAKDRMEKTNLWKIVRRMPKGALLHAHMDAMVNFDFLFDELLKMPGMHMCSDRPLNTEESREDAVPSFRYRTKADTDGSIWEESYKPDAFVPLPKAADEFPHGGRSGFLKWLKGRCTLSVTDTHEQHHGVDAIWVKFGKCFLVCATIIHYEPMFRIFLRELMKNLKDDGVNWAELRFTWPLNYCRDKQEEPEKDYIHMFEVLREEIDNFKKSPEGKGFWGLTTIWTCLRSWPTRLIIENMDCCIATKIAFPDLIAGYDLVGPEDLGRPLSDLLPELFWFRKQCAMEGVNLPFFFHAGETLGDGTDTDANLFDAILLGTRRIGHGFSLFKHPLLIDMVKEKRILIESCPISNEVLRLCGSVTAHPLPALLARGVVCSLCNDDPAMLGQDTAGMSHDFWQALQGWKNLGLAGLGSLAENSVRWAAFEDQNQTDWINDIKQASLGTNVKAKRMQEWQIEWEKFCLWIVEEFGDEFGDEKEKEKASDA